In Euwallacea fornicatus isolate EFF26 chromosome 20, ASM4011564v1, whole genome shotgun sequence, a single window of DNA contains:
- the fbl gene encoding pantothenate kinase 1 isoform X4 has protein sequence MPWFGMDIGGTLCKLVYFEPRDMMQDETEEADILKNIRKYLTKNSSYGKTGHRDTHLQVIIMDNVELRGVVGTIHFIRFPTSQMKKFLTLANQKGMAKLITTVCATGGGAYKFEEDFKKSVNMRLHKCDEFESLVKGLLYVDKSNLTECYYWTNPTDETKCAKVSYDFSKPYPFLLVNIGSGVSILAVKSPTDYKRVSGTSLGGGTFLGLCCLLTGCSTFEEAISLAAEGDHTNVDKLVKDIYGGDYAKFGLPGDLVASSFGQMNSRDRRSKVSRQDLARATLVTITNNIGSIARMCAIQQKIDRVVFVGNFLRVNPIAMKLLAYAMEYWSNASMKALFLEHEGYFGAVGCLLADR, from the exons ATGCCATGGTTTGGCATGGACATTGGTGGCACTCTGTGCAAATTGGTATATTTCGAACCTCGCGATATGATGCAAGATGAAACTGAGGAAGCAGATATTTTGAAGAATATTAGGAAGTATTTAACTAAGAATTCGTCATACGGGAAAACCGGCCACAGGGATACTCATTTACAGGTAATAATT aTGGACAATGTAGAATTACGAGGCGTAGTGGGAACCATCCATTTTATCAGGTTCCCAACTTCccaaatgaaaaagtttctcACATTAGCCAATCAGAAAGGAATGGCAAAGTTAATTACCACAGTTTGCGCCACCGGAGGTGGTGCTTATAAGTTTGAAgaagattttaaaaag tCGGTAAACATGAGGTTACATAAATGCGACGAATTTGAGTCTCTGGTCAAGGGTTTGCTGTACGTAGATAAAAGCAATCTAACAGAGTGTTATTACTGGACCAACCCGACCGATGAAACCAAATGTGCCAAAGTTAGTTACGATTTCTCCAAACCCTATCCCTTCTTGTTAGTAAATATTGGCAGCGGAGTTAGTATCTTAGCGGTTAAAAGTCCGACTGACTACAAGAGAGTATCTGGAACGAG TTTGGGAGGCGGAACCTTCTTAGGGCTATGTTGTCTTCTAACTGGCTGTAGTACGTTCGAGGAGGCCATTAGTTTGGCAGCTGAAGGGGATCATACTAATGTCGATAAACTAGTTAAGGATATTTATGGCGGGGATTATGCAAAGTTCGGGCTTCCTGGAGATTTGGTTGCCAGCAG CTTTGGGCAAATGAATTCACGCGACAGGAGAAGTAAAGTTAGTCGACAAGACTTGGCCAGGGCCACATTAGTCACCATAACGAATAACATTGGTTCAATTGCGAGGATGTGTGCAATTCAGCAAAAAATTGATAGA gtgGTTTTTGTGGGCAATTTCCTACGAGTAAATCCAATAGCCATGAAGCTTTTAGCTTACGCGATGGAGTACTGGTCGAATGCTTCTATGAAGGCTTTATTCCTGGAGCACGAGGGCTATTTCGGCGCAGTAGGCTGTCTGCTTGCGGATAGGTGA
- the LOC136345620 gene encoding uncharacterized protein isoform X2: protein MLHYYNLTLKENLTGVGFSLQDFKTWKKKLLQVYPPNNVPDRGPIPLEGIIANIYRNMNDQMKRHPTLERKDLKLKSLTQTLKTIIGMEYFGTTSNRNRFFYIVTRILTQNYGECIHMSNLYENFVVEGFSWIDRSKKMDVQIFRANILLLETVVKPFINHYCCFIYMYRHREYLVVLRGDADSFKDKNLAQSIKQGFLEKVPSHKARPKCAIGILTFIPKKNIKMYIHRPLLKLFASKKSLNITIKVNLNKLTKEYQLETHPDLFQRWKIFLMSKRYSNKLYAIKVDLVDAFGMIDTDVLKSIIIKDDKHLTAFQKDLLIKTIGRSYFYVRGKKILYKWHHGLLQGSTLSPILCDLYLSYLTYNYLRSFNTPNTFLHRTVDDILFITVNEYMLNDFEVAIFTMSILNEGKTHKYIDPKIDDPRIVFCGKVFNLETKETSSAFNFPKGRELRGRFKIWNINKQFSTTQAKEFVFNALSILIFIFHHLS, encoded by the exons atgctCCATTATTACAACCTTACTTTGAAAGAAAACTTAACCGGCGTTGGATTTTCATTACAAGATtttaaaacttggaaaaagaAGCTTTTACAAGTCTACCCCCCTAACAATGTTCCAGACAGGGGACCAATTCCTTTAGAGGGCATAATAGCTAATATTTATCGCAATATGAACGACCAAATGAAAAGGCATCCTACATTAGAAAGAAAAGACCTTAAACTCAAAAGCTTAACTCAAACCCTTAAAACTATTATTGGCATGGAATACTTTGGCACAACTTCTAACAGAAACaggtttttttatattgttacaagaattttaactcaaaattatGGGGAATGCATACATATGTCCAATTtgtatgaaaattttgtaGTTGAAGGATTTTCTTGGATTGATAGAAGTAAAAAGATGGATGTGCAGATATTCAGAGCTAATATCCTTTTATTGGAAACTGTAGTCAAGCCATTTATTAATCATTACTGTTGCTTCATATATATGTATCGTCACAGGGAGTACTTAGTAGTTCTCCGAG GAGATGCCGATTCTTTTAAAGACAAAAATCTTGCACAAAGCATTAAACAaggttttttggaaaaagtacCTAGCCATAAAGCAAGACCTAAATGTGCAATAGGCATTTTAACAttcatcccaaaaaaaaatataaaaatgtatatacacAGGCctcttttgaaactttttgcaTCTAAAAAATCTTTGAATATTACCATTAAAGTCAACTTGAATAAGTTAACAAAAGAGTATCAATTAGAAACACACCCTGATTTGTTTCAAAGGTGGAAGATATTTCTTATGTCCAAgagatattcaaataaattatatg CAATAAAAGTAGACTTAGTAGATGCCTTTGGAATGATTGACACTGATGTGCTGAAatctataataattaaagatgACAAGCATTTAACTGCCTTTCAAAAAgaccttttaataaaaacaattggAAGATCGTATTTTTACGTTAGAGGCAAAAAGATCCTTTATAAGTGGCATCATG GTCTCCTTCAAGGGTCCACACTATCTCCTATTTTATGTGATCTATATTTGAGTTATCtaacatataattatttaagatCATTCAACACTCCAAATACGTTCCTGCATAGGACTGTTGATGACATACTGTTCATTACAGTAAATGAATATATGCTCAATGACTTTGAAGTTGCTATATTCACTATGTCAATACTCAACGAAGGGAAAACTCATAAATATATTGATCCAAAAATTGATGATCCGCGTATAGTATTTTGCGGAAAGGTTTTCAATCTAGAGACTAAAGAAACAAGCTCAGCATTCAATTTTCCTAAAGGAAGAGAGCTAAGaggaagatttaaaatttggaatataaATAAGCAGTTCAGCACAACACAAGCAaaggaatttgtttttaatgccTTGAG tatcttaatttttatttttcaccatTTGAGCTAA
- the LOC136345620 gene encoding uncharacterized protein isoform X1 translates to MLHYYNLTLKENLTGVGFSLQDFKTWKKKLLQVYPPNNVPDRGPIPLEGIIANIYRNMNDQMKRHPTLERKDLKLKSLTQTLKTIIGMEYFGTTSNRNRFFYIVTRILTQNYGECIHMSNLYENFVVEGFSWIDRSKKMDVQIFRANILLLETVVKPFINHYCCFIYMYRHREYLVVLRGDADSFKDKNLAQSIKQGFLEKVPSHKARPKCAIGILTFIPKKNIKMYIHRPLLKLFASKKSLNITIKVNLNKLTKEYQLETHPDLFQRWKIFLMSKRYSNKLYAIKVDLVDAFGMIDTDVLKSIIIKDDKHLTAFQKDLLIKTIGRSYFYVRGKKILYKWHHGLLQGSTLSPILCDLYLSYLTYNYLRSFNTPNTFLHRTVDDILFITVNEYMLNDFEVAIFTMSILNEGKTHKYIDPKIDDPRIVFCGKVFNLETKETSSAFNFPKGRELRGRFKIWNINKQFSTTQAKEFVFNALSFQYLNFYFSPFELNTIGNTASTVLKNIFHGMCFVAFKFYYVISSIDYLFESPQQRHIIAIQSIDFVASSYSPIINKKIKQNKGNNYEPAFSLRVIMFLCFKAFALVLTRGPQKYRTVVKELKNRTKYKRYLSQGCKMDLKFVSKLPAPFEGISFNRKMTLGY, encoded by the exons atgctCCATTATTACAACCTTACTTTGAAAGAAAACTTAACCGGCGTTGGATTTTCATTACAAGATtttaaaacttggaaaaagaAGCTTTTACAAGTCTACCCCCCTAACAATGTTCCAGACAGGGGACCAATTCCTTTAGAGGGCATAATAGCTAATATTTATCGCAATATGAACGACCAAATGAAAAGGCATCCTACATTAGAAAGAAAAGACCTTAAACTCAAAAGCTTAACTCAAACCCTTAAAACTATTATTGGCATGGAATACTTTGGCACAACTTCTAACAGAAACaggtttttttatattgttacaagaattttaactcaaaattatGGGGAATGCATACATATGTCCAATTtgtatgaaaattttgtaGTTGAAGGATTTTCTTGGATTGATAGAAGTAAAAAGATGGATGTGCAGATATTCAGAGCTAATATCCTTTTATTGGAAACTGTAGTCAAGCCATTTATTAATCATTACTGTTGCTTCATATATATGTATCGTCACAGGGAGTACTTAGTAGTTCTCCGAG GAGATGCCGATTCTTTTAAAGACAAAAATCTTGCACAAAGCATTAAACAaggttttttggaaaaagtacCTAGCCATAAAGCAAGACCTAAATGTGCAATAGGCATTTTAACAttcatcccaaaaaaaaatataaaaatgtatatacacAGGCctcttttgaaactttttgcaTCTAAAAAATCTTTGAATATTACCATTAAAGTCAACTTGAATAAGTTAACAAAAGAGTATCAATTAGAAACACACCCTGATTTGTTTCAAAGGTGGAAGATATTTCTTATGTCCAAgagatattcaaataaattatatg CAATAAAAGTAGACTTAGTAGATGCCTTTGGAATGATTGACACTGATGTGCTGAAatctataataattaaagatgACAAGCATTTAACTGCCTTTCAAAAAgaccttttaataaaaacaattggAAGATCGTATTTTTACGTTAGAGGCAAAAAGATCCTTTATAAGTGGCATCATG GTCTCCTTCAAGGGTCCACACTATCTCCTATTTTATGTGATCTATATTTGAGTTATCtaacatataattatttaagatCATTCAACACTCCAAATACGTTCCTGCATAGGACTGTTGATGACATACTGTTCATTACAGTAAATGAATATATGCTCAATGACTTTGAAGTTGCTATATTCACTATGTCAATACTCAACGAAGGGAAAACTCATAAATATATTGATCCAAAAATTGATGATCCGCGTATAGTATTTTGCGGAAAGGTTTTCAATCTAGAGACTAAAGAAACAAGCTCAGCATTCAATTTTCCTAAAGGAAGAGAGCTAAGaggaagatttaaaatttggaatataaATAAGCAGTTCAGCACAACACAAGCAaaggaatttgtttttaatgccTTGAG TTTTCagtatcttaatttttatttttcaccatTTGAGCTAAACACCATAGGGAATACTGCATCCACAGTCTTAAAGAATATATTTCATGGAATGTGCtttgttgcatttaaattcTACTACGTGATTAGCAGTATCGATTATTTATTCGAAAGTCCGCAACAACGGCACATAATAGCTATCCAAAGTATCGATTTTGTTGCCTCTTCCTATTCAccaattataaataaaaaaataaagcaaaataagGGTAATAATTATGAGCCCGCTTTTTCCTTGCGCGTGATTATGTTTCTGTGCTTTAAAGCTTTTGCCCTTGTTTTAACAAGGGGGCCACAGAAATATAGAACCGTGGTgaaggaattaaaaaacagaacCAAATATAAACGGTATTTATCGCAAGGATGCAAAATGGACCTAAAGTTTGTTTCTAAACTGCCGGCCCCTTTTGAGGGAATTTCTTTCAACAGAAAGATGACTTTGGGTTACTGA
- the fbl gene encoding pantothenate kinase 1 isoform X5 produces the protein MDNVELRGVVGTIHFIRFPTSQMKKFLTLANQKGMAKLITTVCATGGGAYKFEEDFKKSVNMRLHKCDEFESLVKGLLYVDKSNLTECYYWTNPTDETKCAKVSYDFSKPYPFLLVNIGSGVSILAVKSPTDYKRVSGTSLGGGTFLGLCCLLTGCSTFEEAISLAAEGDHTNVDKLVKDIYGGDYAKFGLPGDLVASSFGQMNSRDRRSKVSRQDLARATLVTITNNIGSIARMCAIQQKIDRVVFVGNFLRVNPIAMKLLAYAMEYWSNASMKALFLEHEGYFGAVGCLLADR, from the exons aTGGACAATGTAGAATTACGAGGCGTAGTGGGAACCATCCATTTTATCAGGTTCCCAACTTCccaaatgaaaaagtttctcACATTAGCCAATCAGAAAGGAATGGCAAAGTTAATTACCACAGTTTGCGCCACCGGAGGTGGTGCTTATAAGTTTGAAgaagattttaaaaag tCGGTAAACATGAGGTTACATAAATGCGACGAATTTGAGTCTCTGGTCAAGGGTTTGCTGTACGTAGATAAAAGCAATCTAACAGAGTGTTATTACTGGACCAACCCGACCGATGAAACCAAATGTGCCAAAGTTAGTTACGATTTCTCCAAACCCTATCCCTTCTTGTTAGTAAATATTGGCAGCGGAGTTAGTATCTTAGCGGTTAAAAGTCCGACTGACTACAAGAGAGTATCTGGAACGAG TTTGGGAGGCGGAACCTTCTTAGGGCTATGTTGTCTTCTAACTGGCTGTAGTACGTTCGAGGAGGCCATTAGTTTGGCAGCTGAAGGGGATCATACTAATGTCGATAAACTAGTTAAGGATATTTATGGCGGGGATTATGCAAAGTTCGGGCTTCCTGGAGATTTGGTTGCCAGCAG CTTTGGGCAAATGAATTCACGCGACAGGAGAAGTAAAGTTAGTCGACAAGACTTGGCCAGGGCCACATTAGTCACCATAACGAATAACATTGGTTCAATTGCGAGGATGTGTGCAATTCAGCAAAAAATTGATAGA gtgGTTTTTGTGGGCAATTTCCTACGAGTAAATCCAATAGCCATGAAGCTTTTAGCTTACGCGATGGAGTACTGGTCGAATGCTTCTATGAAGGCTTTATTCCTGGAGCACGAGGGCTATTTCGGCGCAGTAGGCTGTCTGCTTGCGGATAGGTGA
- the LOC136345680 gene encoding zinc finger protein 37-like, with product MRCHKKDKTLTCPECEKEFKFQQNLKRHMLIHKGIKEFKCEECGKGCNPYVCTYCGKGFKRYANHYIHVYRHKLLNGEVSQTKDTKSYLKLQCDVCNKVFASRGALENHSILHQNGEDAAILKKFLCTRCGKGFNTKGQLDSHMRTHTGDTPYECSECGKKFKQRSSYNNHQFVHSGEKPHRCTVCERLFTQSGHLKIHMRLHSGEKPFECSFCTKKFALKGNLKVHLRSHTGEKPYVCLVCNGKAYYNAGSLKKHMKTHGAETPSHGNLSQSIELVFV from the exons ATGCGGTGTCATAAGAAAGACAAAACATTGACCTGCCCAGAGTGTGAGAAGGAGTTCAAATTTCAGCAGAACTTGAAAAGACATATGTTAATTCACAAAggaattaaagaatttaagTGTGAAGAATGTGGAAAGG GTTGCAATCCATATGTATGCACTTATTGTGGTAAAGGGTTTAAACGCTATGCTAATCATTATATTCATGTCTACCGTCACAAACTCCTAAATGGAGAAGTTAGTCAAACAAAAGATACAAAATCCTACTTAAAACTGCAGTGTGATGTCTGCAATAAGGTGTTTGCTAGCAGAGGAGCATTAGAAAACCACTCGATATTACATCAAAACGGGGAAGACGCGGCTATACTGAAGAAGTTTTTGTGCACACGCTGTGGCAAAG GTTTTAATACAAAGGGTCAGTTGGATTCGCACATGCGAACACATACAGGCGATACACCCTACGAGTGCAGCGAGtgcggaaaaaaatttaagcaaaGAAGTTCTTATAATAACCATCAATTTGTGCATTCTGGTGAAAAACCTCATCGCTGTACTGTATGTGAACGATTGTTCACTCAATCGggacatttgaaaattcatatgcGGCTGCATAGCGGTGAAAAACCATTTGAATGCAGCTTTTGCACTAAGAAATTTGCGCTTAAAGGCAATTTGAAG GTGCATCTGAGGAGTCATACAGGGGAGAAACCCTACGTGTGTTTGGTATGTAATGGCAAAGCCTATTATAATGCAGGgagtttgaaaaaacatatgaAAACCCATGGTGCAGAAACGCCTAGTCATGGTAATCTCAGTCAGTCTATAGAACTAGTATTTGTTTAg
- the fbl gene encoding pantothenate kinase 3 isoform X1, with protein sequence MAPHSCKGCLHNKIKKKMAEEASSSFVSKGQENGMQNGISDHPSMPWFGMDIGGTLCKLVYFEPRDMMQDETEEADILKNIRKYLTKNSSYGKTGHRDTHLQVIIMDNVELRGVVGTIHFIRFPTSQMKKFLTLANQKGMAKLITTVCATGGGAYKFEEDFKKSVNMRLHKCDEFESLVKGLLYVDKSNLTECYYWTNPTDETKCAKVSYDFSKPYPFLLVNIGSGVSILAVKSPTDYKRVSGTSLGGGTFLGLCCLLTGCSTFEEAISLAAEGDHTNVDKLVKDIYGGDYAKFGLPGDLVASSFGQMNSRDRRSKVSRQDLARATLVTITNNIGSIARMCAIQQKIDRVVFVGNFLRVNPIAMKLLAYAMEYWSNASMKALFLEHEGYFGAVGCLLADR encoded by the exons ATGGCTCCACATAGCTGCAAAGGTTGTTTGCATAACAagataaagaagaaaatggcAGAAGAAGCAAGTAGCTCTTTTGTAAGCAAAGGCCAAGAAAATGGTATGCAAAATGGGATTAGTGATCATCCAT CGATGCCATGGTTTGGCATGGACATTGGTGGCACTCTGTGCAAATTGGTATATTTCGAACCTCGCGATATGATGCAAGATGAAACTGAGGAAGCAGATATTTTGAAGAATATTAGGAAGTATTTAACTAAGAATTCGTCATACGGGAAAACCGGCCACAGGGATACTCATTTACAGGTAATAATT aTGGACAATGTAGAATTACGAGGCGTAGTGGGAACCATCCATTTTATCAGGTTCCCAACTTCccaaatgaaaaagtttctcACATTAGCCAATCAGAAAGGAATGGCAAAGTTAATTACCACAGTTTGCGCCACCGGAGGTGGTGCTTATAAGTTTGAAgaagattttaaaaag tCGGTAAACATGAGGTTACATAAATGCGACGAATTTGAGTCTCTGGTCAAGGGTTTGCTGTACGTAGATAAAAGCAATCTAACAGAGTGTTATTACTGGACCAACCCGACCGATGAAACCAAATGTGCCAAAGTTAGTTACGATTTCTCCAAACCCTATCCCTTCTTGTTAGTAAATATTGGCAGCGGAGTTAGTATCTTAGCGGTTAAAAGTCCGACTGACTACAAGAGAGTATCTGGAACGAG TTTGGGAGGCGGAACCTTCTTAGGGCTATGTTGTCTTCTAACTGGCTGTAGTACGTTCGAGGAGGCCATTAGTTTGGCAGCTGAAGGGGATCATACTAATGTCGATAAACTAGTTAAGGATATTTATGGCGGGGATTATGCAAAGTTCGGGCTTCCTGGAGATTTGGTTGCCAGCAG CTTTGGGCAAATGAATTCACGCGACAGGAGAAGTAAAGTTAGTCGACAAGACTTGGCCAGGGCCACATTAGTCACCATAACGAATAACATTGGTTCAATTGCGAGGATGTGTGCAATTCAGCAAAAAATTGATAGA gtgGTTTTTGTGGGCAATTTCCTACGAGTAAATCCAATAGCCATGAAGCTTTTAGCTTACGCGATGGAGTACTGGTCGAATGCTTCTATGAAGGCTTTATTCCTGGAGCACGAGGGCTATTTCGGCGCAGTAGGCTGTCTGCTTGCGGATAGGTGA
- the fbl gene encoding pantothenate kinase 3 isoform X2, with the protein MAPHSCKGCLHNKIKKKMAEEASSSFVSKGQENGMQNGISDHPSMPWFGMDIGGTLCKLVYFEPRDMMQDETEEADILKNIRKYLTKNSSYGKTGHRDTHLQMDNVELRGVVGTIHFIRFPTSQMKKFLTLANQKGMAKLITTVCATGGGAYKFEEDFKKSVNMRLHKCDEFESLVKGLLYVDKSNLTECYYWTNPTDETKCAKVSYDFSKPYPFLLVNIGSGVSILAVKSPTDYKRVSGTSLGGGTFLGLCCLLTGCSTFEEAISLAAEGDHTNVDKLVKDIYGGDYAKFGLPGDLVASSFGQMNSRDRRSKVSRQDLARATLVTITNNIGSIARMCAIQQKIDRVVFVGNFLRVNPIAMKLLAYAMEYWSNASMKALFLEHEGYFGAVGCLLADR; encoded by the exons ATGGCTCCACATAGCTGCAAAGGTTGTTTGCATAACAagataaagaagaaaatggcAGAAGAAGCAAGTAGCTCTTTTGTAAGCAAAGGCCAAGAAAATGGTATGCAAAATGGGATTAGTGATCATCCAT CGATGCCATGGTTTGGCATGGACATTGGTGGCACTCTGTGCAAATTGGTATATTTCGAACCTCGCGATATGATGCAAGATGAAACTGAGGAAGCAGATATTTTGAAGAATATTAGGAAGTATTTAACTAAGAATTCGTCATACGGGAAAACCGGCCACAGGGATACTCATTTACAG aTGGACAATGTAGAATTACGAGGCGTAGTGGGAACCATCCATTTTATCAGGTTCCCAACTTCccaaatgaaaaagtttctcACATTAGCCAATCAGAAAGGAATGGCAAAGTTAATTACCACAGTTTGCGCCACCGGAGGTGGTGCTTATAAGTTTGAAgaagattttaaaaag tCGGTAAACATGAGGTTACATAAATGCGACGAATTTGAGTCTCTGGTCAAGGGTTTGCTGTACGTAGATAAAAGCAATCTAACAGAGTGTTATTACTGGACCAACCCGACCGATGAAACCAAATGTGCCAAAGTTAGTTACGATTTCTCCAAACCCTATCCCTTCTTGTTAGTAAATATTGGCAGCGGAGTTAGTATCTTAGCGGTTAAAAGTCCGACTGACTACAAGAGAGTATCTGGAACGAG TTTGGGAGGCGGAACCTTCTTAGGGCTATGTTGTCTTCTAACTGGCTGTAGTACGTTCGAGGAGGCCATTAGTTTGGCAGCTGAAGGGGATCATACTAATGTCGATAAACTAGTTAAGGATATTTATGGCGGGGATTATGCAAAGTTCGGGCTTCCTGGAGATTTGGTTGCCAGCAG CTTTGGGCAAATGAATTCACGCGACAGGAGAAGTAAAGTTAGTCGACAAGACTTGGCCAGGGCCACATTAGTCACCATAACGAATAACATTGGTTCAATTGCGAGGATGTGTGCAATTCAGCAAAAAATTGATAGA gtgGTTTTTGTGGGCAATTTCCTACGAGTAAATCCAATAGCCATGAAGCTTTTAGCTTACGCGATGGAGTACTGGTCGAATGCTTCTATGAAGGCTTTATTCCTGGAGCACGAGGGCTATTTCGGCGCAGTAGGCTGTCTGCTTGCGGATAGGTGA
- the LOC136345626 gene encoding 26S proteasome non-ATPase regulatory subunit 10-like, whose product MADKTIFQSAHKGDFNLVSKKLEEDPSLLTQKDLNQRLLLHWACVGGSLKLVTHLIELGSPIDPRDDTETTPLILASSAGHTQIVCLLIDKGAILDQQSSNGHSALQYAASKGWVPICIKLLENGANINITDKRGSTPLHRAASKGNLEIVNLFMEHIDDLKINYRDIYGNSALHLACEEDRQEEALLLVKNGADLTLMNKERQSPLDLCSPKLMKLLKATSHSR is encoded by the exons ATGGCAGACAAGACAATTTTCCAGTCGGCCCACAAAGGGGATTTTAATCTTGTGTCTAAAAAACTCGAAGAAGACCCTTCACTACTAACTCAAAAGGACCTG AATCAAAGATTACTGCTCCATTGGGCTTGTGTTGGCGGCAGCTTAAAACTTGTTACACATCTAATAGAACTTGGTTCCCCTATCGACCCACGTGACGATACTGAAACTACTCCCTTAATCTTAGCAAGTTCTGCTGGTCACACTCAGATAGTCTGTTTGCTAATTGATAAAGGGGCTATTCTTGATCAACAATCATCAAATGGCCATTCAGCCTTACAGTATGCTGCGTCCAAAGGCTGGGTTCCT atttgtataaaattactTGAGAATGGGGCAAATATTAACATAACAGACAAACGAGGCAGTACCCCTCTTCACCGTGCAGCTTCCAAAGGGAATTTGGAAATTGTAAACCTTTTCATGGAGCATATAgatgatttgaaaataaactataGAGATATATATGGGAACTCTGCCTTGCATTTAGCTTGTGAGGAAGACAGACAGGAAGAAGCCCTTCTGCTGGTAAAGAATGGAGCAGACTTAACTTTAATGAATAAGGAAAGACAAAGCCCTCTTGATTTGTGTTCCCCGAAGTTAATGAAACTGTTAAAAGCAACCAGCCATTCCCGTTGA
- the fbl gene encoding pantothenate kinase 1 isoform X3: MENEMVLVYDVENGETMPWFGMDIGGTLCKLVYFEPRDMMQDETEEADILKNIRKYLTKNSSYGKTGHRDTHLQVIIMDNVELRGVVGTIHFIRFPTSQMKKFLTLANQKGMAKLITTVCATGGGAYKFEEDFKKSVNMRLHKCDEFESLVKGLLYVDKSNLTECYYWTNPTDETKCAKVSYDFSKPYPFLLVNIGSGVSILAVKSPTDYKRVSGTSLGGGTFLGLCCLLTGCSTFEEAISLAAEGDHTNVDKLVKDIYGGDYAKFGLPGDLVASSFGQMNSRDRRSKVSRQDLARATLVTITNNIGSIARMCAIQQKIDRVVFVGNFLRVNPIAMKLLAYAMEYWSNASMKALFLEHEGYFGAVGCLLADR; encoded by the exons atggaaaatgaaatGGTTTTGGTGTATGATGTTGAAAACGGTGAAA CGATGCCATGGTTTGGCATGGACATTGGTGGCACTCTGTGCAAATTGGTATATTTCGAACCTCGCGATATGATGCAAGATGAAACTGAGGAAGCAGATATTTTGAAGAATATTAGGAAGTATTTAACTAAGAATTCGTCATACGGGAAAACCGGCCACAGGGATACTCATTTACAGGTAATAATT aTGGACAATGTAGAATTACGAGGCGTAGTGGGAACCATCCATTTTATCAGGTTCCCAACTTCccaaatgaaaaagtttctcACATTAGCCAATCAGAAAGGAATGGCAAAGTTAATTACCACAGTTTGCGCCACCGGAGGTGGTGCTTATAAGTTTGAAgaagattttaaaaag tCGGTAAACATGAGGTTACATAAATGCGACGAATTTGAGTCTCTGGTCAAGGGTTTGCTGTACGTAGATAAAAGCAATCTAACAGAGTGTTATTACTGGACCAACCCGACCGATGAAACCAAATGTGCCAAAGTTAGTTACGATTTCTCCAAACCCTATCCCTTCTTGTTAGTAAATATTGGCAGCGGAGTTAGTATCTTAGCGGTTAAAAGTCCGACTGACTACAAGAGAGTATCTGGAACGAG TTTGGGAGGCGGAACCTTCTTAGGGCTATGTTGTCTTCTAACTGGCTGTAGTACGTTCGAGGAGGCCATTAGTTTGGCAGCTGAAGGGGATCATACTAATGTCGATAAACTAGTTAAGGATATTTATGGCGGGGATTATGCAAAGTTCGGGCTTCCTGGAGATTTGGTTGCCAGCAG CTTTGGGCAAATGAATTCACGCGACAGGAGAAGTAAAGTTAGTCGACAAGACTTGGCCAGGGCCACATTAGTCACCATAACGAATAACATTGGTTCAATTGCGAGGATGTGTGCAATTCAGCAAAAAATTGATAGA gtgGTTTTTGTGGGCAATTTCCTACGAGTAAATCCAATAGCCATGAAGCTTTTAGCTTACGCGATGGAGTACTGGTCGAATGCTTCTATGAAGGCTTTATTCCTGGAGCACGAGGGCTATTTCGGCGCAGTAGGCTGTCTGCTTGCGGATAGGTGA